In Calditerricola satsumensis, a genomic segment contains:
- the tsf gene encoding translation elongation factor Ts, whose amino-acid sequence MAITASMVKELREKTGAGMMDCKKALEEAGGDMNRAMEILREKGLAAAAKKAGRVTAEGLVESYIHGGGKIGVLVEVNCETDFVAKTDEFREFVRDIAMQIAAAAPRYVSRDEVPAEEIEKERQILRQQALNEGKPEHIVEKMVEGRLKKFFAEICLLEQPFIKDPDKTIEELLKEKIAKIGENITIRRFARFVLGEGIEKKACNFAEEVMAQVKK is encoded by the coding sequence ATGGCCATTACGGCAAGCATGGTGAAAGAATTGCGCGAGAAGACGGGTGCCGGCATGATGGATTGCAAAAAGGCCCTGGAGGAAGCCGGCGGGGACATGAACCGCGCCATGGAAATCCTCCGCGAGAAAGGCTTGGCTGCTGCGGCAAAGAAGGCCGGCCGCGTGACGGCAGAGGGGCTGGTCGAATCGTACATCCACGGCGGCGGCAAGATTGGCGTGCTGGTGGAAGTCAACTGTGAAACCGACTTTGTGGCCAAGACCGACGAGTTTCGCGAATTCGTCCGCGACATCGCCATGCAAATTGCCGCTGCGGCGCCGCGCTACGTCAGCCGCGACGAGGTTCCGGCCGAGGAGATCGAGAAGGAGCGGCAGATCCTTCGCCAGCAAGCCCTGAACGAAGGGAAGCCGGAACACATCGTCGAGAAGATGGTCGAGGGGCGCCTCAAGAAGTTTTTCGCCGAAATCTGCTTGCTGGAACAGCCTTTTATCAAGGATCCGGACAAGACGATCGAGGAGCTGCTCAAGGAGAAAATCGCCAAGATTGGCGAGAACATTACCATTCGCCGCTTCGCCCGTTTTGTGCTCGGCGAGGGGATCGAGAAAAAAGCGTGCAATTTTGCCGAAGAAGTGATGGCGCAGGTGAAAAAGTAA